In Tachypleus tridentatus isolate NWPU-2018 chromosome 7, ASM421037v1, whole genome shotgun sequence, a genomic segment contains:
- the LOC143258002 gene encoding uncharacterized protein LOC143258002 isoform X1: MSENTVSFAIILLFCICLVYTVEIKTGFFTLSQKDMRVSATAVFKTFQSSATYCGRKCIKLAQCYGIALNSVEHHVSDGRTCELLSIENSSDLLTSPGWKIYSRYPTFSYYWLRTAGNGSSIDSVWPVDCNYNQEEGKHGILIGFWHRYFTNTNMQRVKCSKIRVGWRTLLDTTDFVVINTTSAIECPRDYVVTAVWDANLRYNSIDNQKCVRLKPSWSIDISNCLRITSGPEMANGTKDVNEIWNFQCPNDKKHLTAMVGVFRLTGAFRITCCNMLQNF, translated from the exons ATGAGTGAAAATACTGTCAGCTTCGCCATAATTCtacttttctgtatttgtttagtttatactGTAGAAATAAAGACAGGGTTTTTCACTTTGAGCCAGAAAGACATGCGGGTTTCAGCGACGGCTGTTTTCAAAACCTTCCAATCCTCAGCTACTTACTGTGGGCGAAAATGTATTAAACTTGCTCAATGTTACGGCATTGCCTTAAATTCAGTAGAACATCATGTTTCTGATGGCCGGACGTGTGAGCTTCTTAGCATCGAGAACAGTTCAGATTTACTCACAAGTCCCGGATGGAAAATCTATTCG agATATCCCACATTTTCTTACTACTGGCTCCGCACTGCAGGAAATGGGTCTAGCATCGACAGTGTCTGGCCAGTGGATTGTAATTACAACCAGGAAGAGGGCAAACACGGTATCCTTATTGGCTTTTG GCATCGATACTTCACCAATACAAACATGCAGCGTGTTAAGTGCTCTAAAATCAGAGTTGGCTGGAGAACACTACTGGATACAACAGATTTTGTAGTCATTAATACAACCTCAGCGATCGAATGCCCACGTGATTACGTAGTCACTG CAGTGTGGGATGCCAACCTAAGGTATAATAGCATAGACAATCAGAAATGTGTACGACTGAAGCCGTCATGGTCAATCGACATCTCTAACTGTCTTCGAATAACATCAGGGCCTGAGATGGCAAACGGGACAAAAGACGTTAATGAGATATGGAACTTTCAATGTCCAAACGATAAGAAACATTTGACAGCAATGGTTGGGGTGTTTAGACTTACAGGAGCATTCCGTATAACTTGCTgtaatatgttacaaaatttcTAA
- the LOC143258002 gene encoding uncharacterized protein LOC143258002 isoform X2, translated as MSENTVSFAIILLFCICLVYTVEIKTGFFTLSQKDMRVSATAVFKTFQSSATYCGRKCIKLAQCYGIALNSVEHHVSDGRTCELLSIENSSDLLTSPGWKIYSRYPTFSYYWLRTAGNGSSIDSVWPVDCNYNQEEGKHGILIGFWHRYFTNTNMQRVKCSKIRVGWRTLLDTTDFVVINTTSAIECPRDYVVTVWDANLRYNSIDNQKCVRLKPSWSIDISNCLRITSGPEMANGTKDVNEIWNFQCPNDKKHLTAMVGVFRLTGAFRITCCNMLQNF; from the exons ATGAGTGAAAATACTGTCAGCTTCGCCATAATTCtacttttctgtatttgtttagtttatactGTAGAAATAAAGACAGGGTTTTTCACTTTGAGCCAGAAAGACATGCGGGTTTCAGCGACGGCTGTTTTCAAAACCTTCCAATCCTCAGCTACTTACTGTGGGCGAAAATGTATTAAACTTGCTCAATGTTACGGCATTGCCTTAAATTCAGTAGAACATCATGTTTCTGATGGCCGGACGTGTGAGCTTCTTAGCATCGAGAACAGTTCAGATTTACTCACAAGTCCCGGATGGAAAATCTATTCG agATATCCCACATTTTCTTACTACTGGCTCCGCACTGCAGGAAATGGGTCTAGCATCGACAGTGTCTGGCCAGTGGATTGTAATTACAACCAGGAAGAGGGCAAACACGGTATCCTTATTGGCTTTTG GCATCGATACTTCACCAATACAAACATGCAGCGTGTTAAGTGCTCTAAAATCAGAGTTGGCTGGAGAACACTACTGGATACAACAGATTTTGTAGTCATTAATACAACCTCAGCGATCGAATGCCCACGTGATTACGTAGTCACTG TGTGGGATGCCAACCTAAGGTATAATAGCATAGACAATCAGAAATGTGTACGACTGAAGCCGTCATGGTCAATCGACATCTCTAACTGTCTTCGAATAACATCAGGGCCTGAGATGGCAAACGGGACAAAAGACGTTAATGAGATATGGAACTTTCAATGTCCAAACGATAAGAAACATTTGACAGCAATGGTTGGGGTGTTTAGACTTACAGGAGCATTCCGTATAACTTGCTgtaatatgttacaaaatttcTAA